The following are encoded in a window of Lactobacillus intestinalis genomic DNA:
- a CDS encoding M24 family metallopeptidase, which translates to MNLNKLQEWLQANDTDVAYISNPISIAYFTGYSMDPHERIFALLAFKDAESFVFTPALNVEEAKNSDWDGDVYGYLDSEDPWEVISNTIRQRTKEFKNWAIEKDDLSVAHYQNLRSKFPDASFTNDVSAFIERIRLYKTPEEIEKLKGAGEEADFAFQIGFNAIKTGVTERSIAGQIDYQLKLQKGVMHESFETIVQAGANAANPHLGPTMNTIKPNDLVLFDLGTMHDGYASDASRTVAYGEPSAKQREIYEVDREAQQAAIEAAKPGITAEELDNVARDIIKKAGYGEYFIHRLGHGIGKNVHEFPSIVEGNDLVIEEGMCFSIEPGIYIPGFAGVRIEDCGVVTKDGFEPFTHTDKELRVIPIEE; encoded by the coding sequence ATGAATTTAAATAAATTACAAGAATGGTTGCAAGCTAACGATACTGATGTGGCTTACATTTCAAATCCAATCTCAATCGCTTACTTTACGGGTTATTCGATGGACCCACACGAGCGAATTTTTGCCCTACTGGCCTTCAAAGACGCTGAAAGTTTTGTGTTTACTCCAGCACTGAATGTTGAAGAAGCTAAAAACTCCGATTGGGATGGCGATGTTTATGGTTACCTTGATTCAGAGGATCCATGGGAAGTTATTTCTAATACTATTCGCCAAAGAACCAAGGAATTTAAAAACTGGGCAATTGAAAAAGATGACCTTTCAGTCGCTCATTACCAAAACTTGCGCAGTAAGTTTCCAGATGCTAGCTTCACTAATGATGTCTCAGCCTTCATTGAAAGAATTAGACTTTACAAGACTCCGGAAGAAATTGAAAAATTAAAAGGAGCCGGTGAAGAAGCTGACTTTGCCTTTCAAATTGGTTTTAACGCTATTAAAACTGGGGTTACCGAAAGAAGCATCGCTGGACAAATTGATTACCAATTAAAATTACAAAAGGGTGTCATGCATGAAAGTTTCGAAACTATTGTGCAAGCTGGTGCAAATGCCGCAAATCCACATCTAGGTCCAACAATGAATACCATTAAACCTAATGATCTTGTTTTATTTGATTTGGGAACAATGCATGACGGCTATGCTTCTGATGCTAGTCGAACTGTAGCATATGGGGAGCCCAGTGCTAAGCAAAGAGAAATTTATGAAGTAGACCGAGAAGCCCAACAAGCCGCAATTGAAGCTGCTAAACCTGGTATTACTGCCGAAGAGCTTGATAATGTTGCGCGTGATATTATCAAAAAAGCTGGCTATGGTGAGTATTTCATTCACCGTTTAGGCCACGGAATTGGTAAAAATGTTCATGAATTTCCATCTATTGTCGAAGGAAATGACTTAGTAATCGAAGAAGGAATGTGTTTCTCCATTGAACCCGGAATTTATATTCCAGGA